A single window of Microtus ochrogaster isolate Prairie Vole_2 unplaced genomic scaffold, MicOch1.0 UNK10, whole genome shotgun sequence DNA harbors:
- the Cpsf3 gene encoding cleavage and polyadenylation specificity factor subunit 3 isoform X1 — translation MSAIPAEESDQLLIRPLGAGQEVGRSCIILEFKGRKIMLDCGIHPGLEGMDALPYIDLIDPAEIDLLLISHFHLDHCGALPWFLQKTSFKGRTFMTHATKAIYRWLLSDYVKVSNISADDMLYTETDLEESMDKIETINFHEVKEVAGIKFWCYHAGHVLGAAMFMIEIAGVKLLYTGDFSRQEDRHLMAAEIPNIKPDILIIESTYGTHIHEKREEREARFCNTVHDIVNRGGRGLIPVFALGRAQELLLILDEYWQNHPELHDIPIYYASSLAKKCMAVYQTYVNAMNDKIRKQININNPFVFKHISNLKSMDHFDDIGPSVVMASPGMIQNGLSRELFESWCTDKRNGVIIAGYCVEGTLAKHIMSEPEEITTMSGQKLPLKMSVDYISFSAHTDYQQTSEFIRALKPPHVILVHGEQNEMARLKAALIREYEDNDEVHIEVHNPRNTEAVTLNFRGEKLAKVMGFLADKKPEQGQRVSGILVKRNFNYHILSPCDLSNYTDLAMSTVKQTQAIPYTGPFNLLYYQLQKLTGDVEELEIQEKPALKVFKNITVIQEPGMVILEWLANPSNDMYADTVTTVILEVQSNPKIRKGAVQKVSKKLEMHIYSKRLEVMLQ, via the exons ATGTCCGCGATTCCTGCAGAGGAGAGCGACCAGCTGCTGATCCGACCCCT TGGCGCTGGGCAAGAAGTGGGAAGATCATGCATTATTTTGGAGttcaaagggagaaaaatcaTG CTGGACTGTGGGATCCACCCTGGCCTGGAAGGAATGGATGCTCTTCCTTACATTGACCTCATCGATCCCGCTGAGATTGACCTCCTGCTAATCAGTCA CTTCCATTTGGATCACTGTGGGGCGCTGCCCTGGTTCCTCCAGAAAACAAGCTTCAAAGGACGGACATTTATGACTCACGCCACGAAGGCTATTTACAGATGGCTCCTCTCAGATTACGTCAAAGTCAG CAACATATCAGCAGATGACATGCTGTACACGGAGACGGACTTAGAAGAAAGTATGGACAAAATCGAAACCATCAACTTCCATGAAGTTAAGGAGGTCGCGGGAATCaagttctggtgttaccatgctGGCCACGTCTTGGGAGCGGCCATGTTTATGATCGAGATTGCAGGTGTGAAG CTGTTGTATACAGGCGATTTCTCAAGACAAGAAGACAGACATCTCATGGCTGCTGAAATTCCTAATATTAAGCCAGACATTCTTATTATT GAATCTACCTATGGGACCCACATCCATGAGAAGCGGGAAGAGCGAGAAGCAAGATTCTGCAACACTGTGCATGACATTGTCAACAGAGGGGGCCGGGGGCTCATTCCTGTCTTTGCTCTCGGACGAGCTCAGGAGCTGCTACTAATTCTAG ACGAGTACTGGCAGAACCACCCAGAGCTGCATGACATTCCCATTTACTACGCATCCTCTCTGGCCAAGAAGTGCATGGCGGTGTACCAGACCTACGTGAACGCCATGAACGACAAGATCCGGAAGCAGATCAACATCAACAACCCCTTCGTTTTCAAGCACATCAGCAACCTTAAG AGCATGGATCACTTTGATGACATTGGCCCCAGTGTTGTCATGGCCTCGCCAGGCATGATTCAAAACGGCTTATCCAGAGAGCTGTTTGAGAGCTGGTGTACAGACAAGAGGAACGGCGTCATCATCGCGGGGTACTGTGTAGAAGGGACACTTGCCAAG CACATCATGTCTGAACCTGAAGAAATCACTACCATGTCTGGACAGAAGTTACCACTGAAAATGTCGGTTgattacatttctttctctgctcacaCAGATTACCAGCAAACCAGTGAATTTATTCGTGCTCTGAAGCCACCTCACGTG ATTCTAGTCCACGGGGAACAGAATGAAATGGCCAGGCTGAAAGCAGCGCTGATCCGGGAATATGAAGATAACGATGAGGTCCACATCGAGGTTCACAATCCGCGGAACACAGAGGCTGTGACCCTGAACTTCAGGGGAGAGAAGCTCGCCAAG GTCATGGGCTTTTTGGCAGACAAGAAACCAGAACAGGGACAGCGTGTCTCTGGAATTCTTgttaaaagaaactttaattaCCACATACTTTCTCCCTGTGACCTCTCCA ATTACACTGACCTGGCCATGAGCACTGTGAAACAGACCCAGGCCATCCCATATACTGGGCCCTTTAATTTGCTGTATTACCAGCTACAGAAATTGACAG GTGATGTAGAAGAATTAGAAATTCAAGAAAAGCCTGCCCTGAAGGTGTTCAAAAATATTACTGTCAtccaggagccaggcatggtgattcTGGAG TGGCTGGCGAACCCCTCTAACGACATGTATGCAGACACAGTGACTACCGTGATACTGGAAGTTCAGTCGAATCCAAAAATAAGGAAAG GTGCCGTGCAGAAGGTCTCTAAGAAGTTAGAGATGCATATTTACAGCAAGAGGCTGGAAGTCATGCTCCAGTAA
- the Cpsf3 gene encoding cleavage and polyadenylation specificity factor subunit 3 isoform X2 codes for MSAIPAEESDQLLIRPLGAGQEVGRSCIILEFKGRKIMLDCGIHPGLEGMDALPYIDLIDPAEIDLLLISHFHLDHCGALPWFLQKTSFKGRTFMTHATKAIYRWLLSDYVKVSNISADDMLYTETDLEESMDKIETINFHEVKEVAGIKFWCYHAGHVLGAAMFMIEIAGVKLLYTGDFSRQEDRHLMAAEIPNIKPDILIIESTYGTHIHEKREEREARFCNTVHDIVNRGGRGLIPVFALGRAQELLLILDEYWQNHPELHDIPIYYASSLAKKCMAVYQTYVNAMNDKIRKQININNPFVFKHISNLKSMDHFDDIGPSVVMASPGMIQNGLSRELFESWCTDKRNGVIIAGYCVEGTLAKHIMSEPEEITTMSGQKLPLKMSVDYISFSAHTDYQQTSEFIRALKPPHVILVHGEQNEMARLKAALIREYEDNDEVHIEVHNPRNTEAVTLNFRGEKLAKVQGSRSWAFWQTRNQNRDSVSLEFLLKETLITTYFLPVTSPITLTWP; via the exons ATGTCCGCGATTCCTGCAGAGGAGAGCGACCAGCTGCTGATCCGACCCCT TGGCGCTGGGCAAGAAGTGGGAAGATCATGCATTATTTTGGAGttcaaagggagaaaaatcaTG CTGGACTGTGGGATCCACCCTGGCCTGGAAGGAATGGATGCTCTTCCTTACATTGACCTCATCGATCCCGCTGAGATTGACCTCCTGCTAATCAGTCA CTTCCATTTGGATCACTGTGGGGCGCTGCCCTGGTTCCTCCAGAAAACAAGCTTCAAAGGACGGACATTTATGACTCACGCCACGAAGGCTATTTACAGATGGCTCCTCTCAGATTACGTCAAAGTCAG CAACATATCAGCAGATGACATGCTGTACACGGAGACGGACTTAGAAGAAAGTATGGACAAAATCGAAACCATCAACTTCCATGAAGTTAAGGAGGTCGCGGGAATCaagttctggtgttaccatgctGGCCACGTCTTGGGAGCGGCCATGTTTATGATCGAGATTGCAGGTGTGAAG CTGTTGTATACAGGCGATTTCTCAAGACAAGAAGACAGACATCTCATGGCTGCTGAAATTCCTAATATTAAGCCAGACATTCTTATTATT GAATCTACCTATGGGACCCACATCCATGAGAAGCGGGAAGAGCGAGAAGCAAGATTCTGCAACACTGTGCATGACATTGTCAACAGAGGGGGCCGGGGGCTCATTCCTGTCTTTGCTCTCGGACGAGCTCAGGAGCTGCTACTAATTCTAG ACGAGTACTGGCAGAACCACCCAGAGCTGCATGACATTCCCATTTACTACGCATCCTCTCTGGCCAAGAAGTGCATGGCGGTGTACCAGACCTACGTGAACGCCATGAACGACAAGATCCGGAAGCAGATCAACATCAACAACCCCTTCGTTTTCAAGCACATCAGCAACCTTAAG AGCATGGATCACTTTGATGACATTGGCCCCAGTGTTGTCATGGCCTCGCCAGGCATGATTCAAAACGGCTTATCCAGAGAGCTGTTTGAGAGCTGGTGTACAGACAAGAGGAACGGCGTCATCATCGCGGGGTACTGTGTAGAAGGGACACTTGCCAAG CACATCATGTCTGAACCTGAAGAAATCACTACCATGTCTGGACAGAAGTTACCACTGAAAATGTCGGTTgattacatttctttctctgctcacaCAGATTACCAGCAAACCAGTGAATTTATTCGTGCTCTGAAGCCACCTCACGTG ATTCTAGTCCACGGGGAACAGAATGAAATGGCCAGGCTGAAAGCAGCGCTGATCCGGGAATATGAAGATAACGATGAGGTCCACATCGAGGTTCACAATCCGCGGAACACAGAGGCTGTGACCCTGAACTTCAGGGGAGAGAAGCTCGCCAAGGTACAAGGCAGCAG GTCATGGGCTTTTTGGCAGACAAGAAACCAGAACAGGGACAGCGTGTCTCTGGAATTCTTgttaaaagaaactttaattaCCACATACTTTCTCCCTGTGACCTCTCCA ATTACACTGACCTGGCCATGA
- the Iah1 gene encoding isoamyl acetate-hydrolyzing esterase 1 homolog isoform X2, translating to MEERACRSGSQLRQPALGTRSFSKNPGHPSYRRSQSDGVEGEWAPTAPITDSRGPEKPAGGTDDQIRQAPPTAGSAPRRLHIRRGVRSQAPWRCASGLLAGALCSGLACCFSGTPSPSFLSSRVDGAHCWLTDLSGYNTRWAKIILPRLIKKENSVETPVAVSIFFGANDSSLKGENPKQHVPLDEYRANLRDMVQYLTSAGIPQERVILITPPPLHEAAWEKECILKGCKLNRLNAVVGEYADACVQAARDCGTDVLDLWALMQKDNQAISTRTRLLLQTSPEAQVFILGRTILKSAWSQVFQCQDRPQ from the exons ATGGAGGAGCGGGCCTGCCGAAGCGGGTCTCAGCTCCGCCAGCCTGCGCTGGGCACACGGAGCTTCTCTAAGAACCCAGGGCACCCCAGCTATCGCCGGTCACAGAGCGATGGAGTAGAGGGTGAGTGGGCCCCCACAGCCCCGATCACCGACTCTCGGGGCCCAGAAAAGCCGGCGGGAGGAACAGACGACCAGATCCGCCAGGCTCCGCCTACGGCTGGCTCCGCCCCCCGGAGGCTCCACATCCGGCGCGGTGTTCGGAGCCAGGCACCATGGCGCTGTGCGAGCGGGTTGCTGGCGGGAGCTCTTTGCTCTGGCCTCGCGTGTTGCTTTTCGGGGACTCCATCACCCAG ttttctttccagCCGGGTGGATGGGGCGCATTGCTGGCTGACCGACTTGTCAG GTTACAACACCAGATGGGCCAAGATTATCCTCCCAAGACTAATTAAGAAGGAGAACAGTGTGGAAACCCCAGTGGCAGTTAGCATCTTCTTTGGTGCCAACGACTCCTCTCTCAAAG GTGAGAACCCCAAGCAGCACGTCCCACTGGATGAGTACAGAGCGAACTTGCGGGACATGGTGCAGTACCTGACGTCTGCGGGCATCCCCCAGGAGCGAGTCATCCTCATCACCCCGCCCCCGCTGCACGAAGCAGCTTGGGAGAAGGAGTGCATCCTGAAAG GGTGCAAACTAAATCGCCTGAATGCAGTTGTGGGTGAATATGCTGATGCATGTGTACAAGCAGCCAGAGACTGTGGGACAGATGTCCTCGACCTGTGGGCCCTGATGCAGAAGGACAACCAG GCCATCTCTACGCGCACGCGGCTGTTACTGCAGACCTCACCTGAAGCTCAAGTCTTCATCCTGGGCAGGACCATCCTTAAGTCAGCATGGTCCCAAGTGTTCCAGTGCCAAGACAGGCCACAGTAG
- the Iah1 gene encoding isoamyl acetate-hydrolyzing esterase 1 homolog isoform X1: protein MEERACRSGSQLRQPALGTRSFSKNPGHPSYRRSQSDGVEGEWAPTAPITDSRGPEKPAGGTDDQIRQAPPTAGSAPRRLHIRRGVRSQAPWRCASGLLAGALCSGLACCFSGTPSPSFLSSRVDGAHCWLTDLSGYNTRWAKIILPRLIKKENSVETPVAVSIFFGANDSSLKGENPKQHVPLDEYRANLRDMVQYLTSAGIPQERVILITPPPLHEAAWEKECILKGCKLNRLNAVVGEYADACVQAARDCGTDVLDLWALMQKDNQDFSSYLSDGLHLSPVGNEFLFLNLWPLLDKKLSSLPWLLPYWKDVEEAKPELSLLGDGDH from the exons ATGGAGGAGCGGGCCTGCCGAAGCGGGTCTCAGCTCCGCCAGCCTGCGCTGGGCACACGGAGCTTCTCTAAGAACCCAGGGCACCCCAGCTATCGCCGGTCACAGAGCGATGGAGTAGAGGGTGAGTGGGCCCCCACAGCCCCGATCACCGACTCTCGGGGCCCAGAAAAGCCGGCGGGAGGAACAGACGACCAGATCCGCCAGGCTCCGCCTACGGCTGGCTCCGCCCCCCGGAGGCTCCACATCCGGCGCGGTGTTCGGAGCCAGGCACCATGGCGCTGTGCGAGCGGGTTGCTGGCGGGAGCTCTTTGCTCTGGCCTCGCGTGTTGCTTTTCGGGGACTCCATCACCCAG ttttctttccagCCGGGTGGATGGGGCGCATTGCTGGCTGACCGACTTGTCAG GTTACAACACCAGATGGGCCAAGATTATCCTCCCAAGACTAATTAAGAAGGAGAACAGTGTGGAAACCCCAGTGGCAGTTAGCATCTTCTTTGGTGCCAACGACTCCTCTCTCAAAG GTGAGAACCCCAAGCAGCACGTCCCACTGGATGAGTACAGAGCGAACTTGCGGGACATGGTGCAGTACCTGACGTCTGCGGGCATCCCCCAGGAGCGAGTCATCCTCATCACCCCGCCCCCGCTGCACGAAGCAGCTTGGGAGAAGGAGTGCATCCTGAAAG GGTGCAAACTAAATCGCCTGAATGCAGTTGTGGGTGAATATGCTGATGCATGTGTACAAGCAGCCAGAGACTGTGGGACAGATGTCCTCGACCTGTGGGCCCTGATGCAGAAGGACAACCAG GACTTCTCATCCTATCTATCAGATGGCCTGCATTTATCACCAGTGGGAAACGAGTTTCTGTTCTTAAACCTCTGGCCGCTGCTGGACAAGAAACTCTCCTCTCTGCCATGGCTGCTTCCCTACTGGAAGGACGTGGAGGAAGCAAAGCCCGAGCTGAGTCTGCTGGGGGACGGAGACCATTAG
- the Iah1 gene encoding isoamyl acetate-hydrolyzing esterase 1 homolog isoform X3, protein MALCERVAGGSSLLWPRVLLFGDSITQFSFQPGGWGALLADRLVRKCDVLNRGFSGYNTRWAKIILPRLIKKENSVETPVAVSIFFGANDSSLKGENPKQHVPLDEYRANLRDMVQYLTSAGIPQERVILITPPPLHEAAWEKECILKGCKLNRLNAVVGEYADACVQAARDCGTDVLDLWALMQKDNQDFSSYLSDGLHLSPVGNEFLFLNLWPLLDKKLSSLPWLLPYWKDVEEAKPELSLLGDGDH, encoded by the exons ATGGCGCTGTGCGAGCGGGTTGCTGGCGGGAGCTCTTTGCTCTGGCCTCGCGTGTTGCTTTTCGGGGACTCCATCACCCAG ttttctttccagCCGGGTGGATGGGGCGCATTGCTGGCTGACCGACTTGTCAG aaaatgtgaCGTTCTGAATCGTGGATTTTCAGGTTACAACACCAGATGGGCCAAGATTATCCTCCCAAGACTAATTAAGAAGGAGAACAGTGTGGAAACCCCAGTGGCAGTTAGCATCTTCTTTGGTGCCAACGACTCCTCTCTCAAAG GTGAGAACCCCAAGCAGCACGTCCCACTGGATGAGTACAGAGCGAACTTGCGGGACATGGTGCAGTACCTGACGTCTGCGGGCATCCCCCAGGAGCGAGTCATCCTCATCACCCCGCCCCCGCTGCACGAAGCAGCTTGGGAGAAGGAGTGCATCCTGAAAG GGTGCAAACTAAATCGCCTGAATGCAGTTGTGGGTGAATATGCTGATGCATGTGTACAAGCAGCCAGAGACTGTGGGACAGATGTCCTCGACCTGTGGGCCCTGATGCAGAAGGACAACCAG GACTTCTCATCCTATCTATCAGATGGCCTGCATTTATCACCAGTGGGAAACGAGTTTCTGTTCTTAAACCTCTGGCCGCTGCTGGACAAGAAACTCTCCTCTCTGCCATGGCTGCTTCCCTACTGGAAGGACGTGGAGGAAGCAAAGCCCGAGCTGAGTCTGCTGGGGGACGGAGACCATTAG
- the Iah1 gene encoding isoamyl acetate-hydrolyzing esterase 1 homolog isoform X6 has protein sequence MTHCASGVHGVLRGPEVSCVFLTEGTLNFEPASSPLVSSRDPGYNTRWAKIILPRLIKKENSVETPVAVSIFFGANDSSLKGENPKQHVPLDEYRANLRDMVQYLTSAGIPQERVILITPPPLHEAAWEKECILKGCKLNRLNAVVGEYADACVQAARDCGTDVLDLWALMQKDNQDFSSYLSDGLHLSPVGNEFLFLNLWPLLDKKLSSLPWLLPYWKDVEEAKPELSLLGDGDH, from the exons ATGACCCACTGCGCATCGGGGGTGCATGGGGTGCTTAGAGGTCCCGAAGTCTCCTGCGTGTTCTTGACTGAAGGCACTTTGAACTTCGAACCCGCTAGTTCACCTCTCGTTTCCTCCCGCGACCCAG GTTACAACACCAGATGGGCCAAGATTATCCTCCCAAGACTAATTAAGAAGGAGAACAGTGTGGAAACCCCAGTGGCAGTTAGCATCTTCTTTGGTGCCAACGACTCCTCTCTCAAAG GTGAGAACCCCAAGCAGCACGTCCCACTGGATGAGTACAGAGCGAACTTGCGGGACATGGTGCAGTACCTGACGTCTGCGGGCATCCCCCAGGAGCGAGTCATCCTCATCACCCCGCCCCCGCTGCACGAAGCAGCTTGGGAGAAGGAGTGCATCCTGAAAG GGTGCAAACTAAATCGCCTGAATGCAGTTGTGGGTGAATATGCTGATGCATGTGTACAAGCAGCCAGAGACTGTGGGACAGATGTCCTCGACCTGTGGGCCCTGATGCAGAAGGACAACCAG GACTTCTCATCCTATCTATCAGATGGCCTGCATTTATCACCAGTGGGAAACGAGTTTCTGTTCTTAAACCTCTGGCCGCTGCTGGACAAGAAACTCTCCTCTCTGCCATGGCTGCTTCCCTACTGGAAGGACGTGGAGGAAGCAAAGCCCGAGCTGAGTCTGCTGGGGGACGGAGACCATTAG
- the Iah1 gene encoding isoamyl acetate-hydrolyzing esterase 1 homolog isoform X5 produces MTGSGPCVSRELPSAATVSLPRHLPKQGSFLSSRVDGAHCWLTDLSGYNTRWAKIILPRLIKKENSVETPVAVSIFFGANDSSLKGENPKQHVPLDEYRANLRDMVQYLTSAGIPQERVILITPPPLHEAAWEKECILKGCKLNRLNAVVGEYADACVQAARDCGTDVLDLWALMQKDNQDFSSYLSDGLHLSPVGNEFLFLNLWPLLDKKLSSLPWLLPYWKDVEEAKPELSLLGDGDH; encoded by the exons ATGACTGGCTCGGGTCCATGCGTTTCCAGAGAGCTACCAAGTGCAGCCACAGTGTCCCTTCCAAGACACCTTCCCAAGCAAGGAAG ttttctttccagCCGGGTGGATGGGGCGCATTGCTGGCTGACCGACTTGTCAG GTTACAACACCAGATGGGCCAAGATTATCCTCCCAAGACTAATTAAGAAGGAGAACAGTGTGGAAACCCCAGTGGCAGTTAGCATCTTCTTTGGTGCCAACGACTCCTCTCTCAAAG GTGAGAACCCCAAGCAGCACGTCCCACTGGATGAGTACAGAGCGAACTTGCGGGACATGGTGCAGTACCTGACGTCTGCGGGCATCCCCCAGGAGCGAGTCATCCTCATCACCCCGCCCCCGCTGCACGAAGCAGCTTGGGAGAAGGAGTGCATCCTGAAAG GGTGCAAACTAAATCGCCTGAATGCAGTTGTGGGTGAATATGCTGATGCATGTGTACAAGCAGCCAGAGACTGTGGGACAGATGTCCTCGACCTGTGGGCCCTGATGCAGAAGGACAACCAG GACTTCTCATCCTATCTATCAGATGGCCTGCATTTATCACCAGTGGGAAACGAGTTTCTGTTCTTAAACCTCTGGCCGCTGCTGGACAAGAAACTCTCCTCTCTGCCATGGCTGCTTCCCTACTGGAAGGACGTGGAGGAAGCAAAGCCCGAGCTGAGTCTGCTGGGGGACGGAGACCATTAG
- the Iah1 gene encoding isoamyl acetate-hydrolyzing esterase 1 homolog isoform X4 — translation MRFQRATKCSHSVPSKTPSQARKFSFQPGGWGALLADRLVRKCDVLNRGFSGYNTRWAKIILPRLIKKENSVETPVAVSIFFGANDSSLKGENPKQHVPLDEYRANLRDMVQYLTSAGIPQERVILITPPPLHEAAWEKECILKGCKLNRLNAVVGEYADACVQAARDCGTDVLDLWALMQKDNQDFSSYLSDGLHLSPVGNEFLFLNLWPLLDKKLSSLPWLLPYWKDVEEAKPELSLLGDGDH, via the exons ATGCGTTTCCAGAGAGCTACCAAGTGCAGCCACAGTGTCCCTTCCAAGACACCTTCCCAAGCAAGGAAG ttttctttccagCCGGGTGGATGGGGCGCATTGCTGGCTGACCGACTTGTCAG aaaatgtgaCGTTCTGAATCGTGGATTTTCAGGTTACAACACCAGATGGGCCAAGATTATCCTCCCAAGACTAATTAAGAAGGAGAACAGTGTGGAAACCCCAGTGGCAGTTAGCATCTTCTTTGGTGCCAACGACTCCTCTCTCAAAG GTGAGAACCCCAAGCAGCACGTCCCACTGGATGAGTACAGAGCGAACTTGCGGGACATGGTGCAGTACCTGACGTCTGCGGGCATCCCCCAGGAGCGAGTCATCCTCATCACCCCGCCCCCGCTGCACGAAGCAGCTTGGGAGAAGGAGTGCATCCTGAAAG GGTGCAAACTAAATCGCCTGAATGCAGTTGTGGGTGAATATGCTGATGCATGTGTACAAGCAGCCAGAGACTGTGGGACAGATGTCCTCGACCTGTGGGCCCTGATGCAGAAGGACAACCAG GACTTCTCATCCTATCTATCAGATGGCCTGCATTTATCACCAGTGGGAAACGAGTTTCTGTTCTTAAACCTCTGGCCGCTGCTGGACAAGAAACTCTCCTCTCTGCCATGGCTGCTTCCCTACTGGAAGGACGTGGAGGAAGCAAAGCCCGAGCTGAGTCTGCTGGGGGACGGAGACCATTAG
- the Iah1 gene encoding isoamyl acetate-hydrolyzing esterase 1 homolog isoform X7: MVQYLTSAGIPQERVILITPPPLHEAAWEKECILKGCKLNRLNAVVGEYADACVQAARDCGTDVLDLWALMQKDNQDFSSYLSDGLHLSPVGNEFLFLNLWPLLDKKLSSLPWLLPYWKDVEEAKPELSLLGDGDH, from the exons ATGGTGCAGTACCTGACGTCTGCGGGCATCCCCCAGGAGCGAGTCATCCTCATCACCCCGCCCCCGCTGCACGAAGCAGCTTGGGAGAAGGAGTGCATCCTGAAAG GGTGCAAACTAAATCGCCTGAATGCAGTTGTGGGTGAATATGCTGATGCATGTGTACAAGCAGCCAGAGACTGTGGGACAGATGTCCTCGACCTGTGGGCCCTGATGCAGAAGGACAACCAG GACTTCTCATCCTATCTATCAGATGGCCTGCATTTATCACCAGTGGGAAACGAGTTTCTGTTCTTAAACCTCTGGCCGCTGCTGGACAAGAAACTCTCCTCTCTGCCATGGCTGCTTCCCTACTGGAAGGACGTGGAGGAAGCAAAGCCCGAGCTGAGTCTGCTGGGGGACGGAGACCATTAG